A region of Streptomyces sp. NBC_01267 DNA encodes the following proteins:
- a CDS encoding amidohydrolase family protein → MSHEAESRAESFGGSAANPESPHVHGKGPGALALVGGSVIDGSGTQPIHSGVVVIENGRITAVGPASQVRIPDAALVLRCDGQTVLPGIIDSHTHIEQDLPATLGAFLKDGVTSLGNTGCGPDLVSQLHTAGGDLHAARVFAAGPALTAAGGYPSMRGDGSVARAADSATEAEAAVDELAALGADFIKLTQESFDFNYRTPGRLPVLGPGPIAAVVRRADTHGLLVRSHVHHVTQLDIALDAGVTSVEHMLFPLPPDMGYVELHREGALSTDALPGLRRRIARMVEQGVYLVPTLGGELINIRLHLPDFPADGLRAVEELLVSVLALYVEAGGKVALGSDWVGLPGIPAGMPRQEMEYMLAAGLTPLQVIEASTRHAATLCGQGQTLGVLAPGRHADLTVVGGDPLRDPAALDDIRAVVKDGHLAVLADSQSPPAPHRLADTADPR, encoded by the coding sequence ATGAGTCACGAAGCGGAATCGCGTGCGGAATCCTTCGGGGGATCCGCCGCGAATCCGGAATCCCCACATGTACACGGAAAAGGCCCCGGTGCTCTCGCCCTCGTAGGCGGCAGTGTCATCGACGGCAGCGGCACGCAACCGATTCACAGCGGCGTGGTCGTCATCGAGAACGGCCGCATCACGGCCGTCGGGCCGGCCTCTCAGGTACGCATCCCGGACGCGGCACTGGTCCTGCGGTGCGACGGGCAGACCGTCCTGCCGGGGATCATCGACTCGCACACACACATCGAGCAGGATCTCCCGGCCACCCTGGGCGCCTTCCTCAAGGACGGCGTGACGAGCCTGGGAAACACCGGCTGCGGACCGGACCTCGTGTCACAACTCCACACCGCTGGAGGGGACTTACATGCGGCCCGTGTCTTCGCGGCCGGGCCCGCGCTCACCGCAGCGGGCGGCTATCCGTCCATGCGCGGTGACGGTTCCGTCGCGCGCGCAGCCGACTCGGCCACGGAGGCCGAGGCCGCGGTCGACGAACTGGCCGCCCTCGGCGCCGATTTCATCAAACTGACCCAGGAGTCTTTCGACTTCAACTACCGCACCCCGGGCCGACTCCCCGTGCTCGGGCCAGGCCCGATCGCCGCGGTCGTCCGCCGCGCGGATACACACGGCTTGCTCGTCCGCTCCCATGTCCACCACGTCACGCAACTGGACATCGCGCTCGACGCGGGTGTCACCAGCGTCGAGCACATGCTCTTCCCCCTGCCGCCCGACATGGGCTACGTCGAACTGCACCGCGAGGGTGCCCTCAGCACGGATGCCCTCCCCGGGCTGCGCAGGCGGATCGCACGCATGGTGGAGCAAGGCGTCTACCTGGTCCCCACTCTCGGCGGTGAACTCATCAACATCCGCCTGCATCTGCCGGACTTCCCCGCCGACGGCCTCCGGGCTGTCGAGGAACTGCTCGTCTCCGTCCTCGCCCTCTACGTCGAAGCGGGCGGCAAGGTCGCCCTGGGCAGCGACTGGGTCGGGCTGCCCGGTATTCCGGCGGGCATGCCGCGGCAGGAGATGGAGTACATGCTGGCCGCCGGTCTGACTCCGCTCCAGGTCATCGAGGCAAGCACCCGGCACGCCGCTACGCTGTGCGGTCAGGGCCAGACACTGGGCGTCCTGGCACCGGGGCGGCACGCCGACCTGACAGTCGTGGGCGGCGACCCCTTGCGTGACCCAGCCGCTCTGGACGACATCCGGGCCGTCGTCAAGGACGGACACCTCGCCGTACTCGCCGACAGCCAGAGCCCGCCGGCCCCGCACCGCCTCGCAGACACCGCCGACCCCCGATGA
- a CDS encoding MarR family winged helix-turn-helix transcriptional regulator, which yields MTALYQAGRAVDAAVNAAFAPIGLSASQWAVLCLIDEQPGIAGAEIARRSDVSPAAVTTMLGRLQAAGLAERRSQPRGRIVGTFLTESGRRQLREGNIVAREVERELTEPLGRESLARVLEDLNSFVSTLNSLEGKK from the coding sequence ATGACCGCGCTCTACCAGGCGGGTCGTGCCGTGGATGCCGCAGTCAACGCGGCCTTCGCGCCGATCGGTCTCAGCGCCTCACAATGGGCCGTCCTGTGCCTCATCGATGAACAGCCGGGCATAGCGGGCGCCGAAATCGCCCGCCGGTCCGACGTGAGCCCCGCCGCTGTGACGACCATGCTCGGCCGACTTCAGGCAGCGGGGCTGGCCGAGCGGCGCTCGCAGCCTCGGGGGCGCATAGTGGGTACCTTCCTCACCGAAAGCGGGCGTCGCCAGTTGCGGGAGGGGAATATCGTCGCGCGCGAGGTGGAACGGGAACTCACCGAACCTCTCGGACGGGAGAGCCTTGCCCGCGTGCTCGAGGACCTCAACTCCTTCGTTTCCACACTCAATTCACTAGAGGGAAAGAAGTAA
- a CDS encoding aldo/keto reductase, which translates to MTSRTVSAAAAGTWMLGDLAVNRIGFGAMRLTGSAAFHQGTPSNRGQAIEVLRRAVELGVNHIDTAAFYFSRLRSANELINSALAPYADTLVIAAKVGPTRDTDGEWSTPARPEQLRGQVEENLRQLGREQIDLVYLRVMGQDCVSEHFGALAELRDAGLVRHLGISGARPEHLAQAQEIAPVVCVQNRYGIDAPDGDEMLRACAAQGIAFAPFFSIAGEGRETGAVRAEHDQVSTVARAHGVSPAQVRLAWTLEQGAHVLAIPGTGNPEHLVDNVAAGALRLTDDDLQLLDSLGHPAT; encoded by the coding sequence ATGACGTCTCGCACGGTCTCCGCCGCAGCCGCAGGCACATGGATGCTCGGTGACCTCGCGGTCAACCGGATCGGTTTCGGCGCCATGCGCTTGACCGGCAGCGCCGCCTTCCACCAAGGCACTCCCAGCAACCGCGGCCAGGCGATCGAGGTGCTCCGCCGCGCGGTCGAACTCGGTGTGAACCACATCGACACCGCGGCCTTCTACTTCTCCCGGCTGCGCTCCGCCAACGAACTGATCAACTCGGCGCTGGCACCGTATGCGGACACTCTCGTCATCGCGGCCAAAGTCGGCCCGACCAGGGATACCGACGGCGAGTGGAGCACCCCGGCCCGGCCCGAGCAGCTGCGCGGCCAGGTCGAGGAGAATCTGCGTCAACTCGGCCGCGAACAAATCGACTTGGTCTACCTGCGCGTCATGGGGCAGGACTGCGTGAGCGAGCATTTCGGGGCTCTCGCCGAATTGCGCGACGCCGGGCTCGTCCGTCACCTCGGTATCTCCGGCGCCCGCCCGGAGCACCTGGCCCAGGCTCAGGAGATCGCGCCGGTGGTGTGCGTCCAGAACCGCTACGGCATCGACGCACCCGACGGGGACGAGATGCTCCGGGCATGCGCGGCGCAAGGCATCGCGTTCGCCCCCTTCTTCTCCATCGCCGGGGAGGGCCGCGAGACCGGCGCGGTCCGGGCCGAGCACGACCAGGTCAGCACCGTGGCCCGCGCACACGGCGTCTCGCCCGCACAGGTCCGCCTGGCATGGACCCTTGAGCAGGGTGCCCATGTGCTCGCCATCCCCGGGACGGGCAACCCGGAACACCTCGTCGACAACGTGGCGGCGGGCGCACTCCGGCTGACGGACGATGACCTCCAACTGCTCGATTCGCTCGGCCACCCCGCAACGTAG
- a CDS encoding cytochrome P450 translates to MDTEPAVTADVPAAAGQQRLPEPLGAEFLARPDETLASIRETCPVVRIRTPAGRPAWLVTRADDVRAGFVDPRLSLSGGRVPDRGVRRRALDVTLVNYDPPDHTRIRRLATPALTPGRMAAHRERIERAARELLDAADAARGEGPVELMNAFARPFAFRSLCEVFEVREEERAALYEPVARLADKASCTAAAVEESVARIDAFVRGEMARRTTAPGDDVVTRVLAAWREQGGASEDEVASLLAMLLLAGFDSTVQAIGMSMVALLGHPEVQASLREEPSRVPRAVDELLRWDTPGPFSTKRVALEDIPFGDTVIPAGSGVLLSVAAANHDPRCHADPGTLDPDRSTAGRHLSFGLGPHYCPGSALARLELTVALTSILGRWRGLTSVVPLHDLAWGGGYLHRRLASLPVLPCGPG, encoded by the coding sequence ATGGACACCGAACCCGCCGTCACAGCCGACGTGCCCGCGGCGGCAGGACAGCAGCGGCTGCCGGAGCCGCTCGGGGCCGAGTTCCTGGCCCGGCCGGACGAGACGCTGGCCTCGATCCGGGAGACCTGTCCCGTGGTCCGGATCAGGACACCCGCGGGACGGCCGGCGTGGCTGGTCACCCGCGCCGACGACGTGCGGGCCGGCTTCGTGGATCCCCGCCTCTCCCTGAGCGGCGGCCGTGTTCCCGACCGCGGAGTGCGCCGCCGCGCGCTTGACGTGACGCTGGTCAACTACGACCCGCCCGACCACACGCGGATCCGCCGCCTCGCGACACCGGCCCTGACCCCGGGCCGGATGGCAGCCCACCGGGAACGCATCGAGCGAGCCGCCCGTGAACTCCTCGACGCGGCCGACGCGGCCCGTGGCGAGGGGCCGGTCGAGCTGATGAACGCCTTCGCGCGCCCGTTCGCCTTCCGGTCGCTGTGCGAGGTCTTCGAGGTACGGGAGGAGGAACGCGCCGCGCTGTACGAGCCCGTGGCGCGTCTCGCGGACAAGGCGAGCTGCACCGCCGCGGCCGTCGAGGAGAGCGTGGCCCGTATCGACGCCTTCGTCCGCGGAGAGATGGCCCGCCGCACCACCGCCCCGGGGGACGACGTCGTCACCCGCGTCCTTGCGGCATGGCGCGAGCAGGGCGGTGCGAGCGAGGACGAAGTCGCCTCTCTCCTGGCGATGCTGCTGCTGGCCGGCTTCGACAGCACGGTGCAGGCGATCGGCATGAGCATGGTGGCGCTGCTGGGCCACCCCGAGGTGCAGGCCTCCCTACGGGAGGAGCCGTCGCGGGTTCCGCGCGCGGTGGACGAGTTGCTGCGCTGGGACACCCCCGGTCCGTTCAGTACCAAGAGAGTGGCTCTGGAAGACATCCCGTTCGGGGACACGGTCATTCCTGCGGGCAGCGGTGTTCTGCTGTCCGTGGCGGCGGCCAATCACGACCCGCGCTGCCACGCGGACCCCGGAACGCTCGACCCGGACCGCAGTACCGCCGGCCGCCACCTGTCCTTCGGCCTGGGGCCGCACTACTGTCCCGGATCTGCGCTGGCCCGCCTGGAACTCACGGTGGCCCTGACCAGCATCCTCGGCCGCTGGCGTGGGCTGACATCGGTGGTACCACTGCACGACCTGGCCTGGGGCGGCGGCTACCTGCACCGACGTCTGGCCTCACTGCCCGTTCTGCCCTGCGGGCCGGGATGA
- a CDS encoding radical SAM protein, translating to MSGTQSVAVPAAGARLIRADRGWWFLGAGGYALMRPGQVGPDGTLRPSAERYLRDAGLYDVRPYTSYSLTVLTSTDCNLGCGYCFQNTAQDPKGGSRPPRIRHARLTPEAVGQVMDFTRERMNAAGLDRLSLLLFGGEPLLNPRGCRDLLTRAGKLGALTASMTSNGTLLTPLIAKELNAAGLGSVQVTFDGDRTDHDSIRVRRSGGGTFDVIVSNIARAIEKTSLRWMLRVNVSHLNRNGVDELVERLGSRLDPARCGIHFARVGDVGVGYANNLMHEDGLVADFVRWHARALELGFTVSRPRAHVPCQACSFTDGRYGAVVNADGVLASCWETAGKPGMEVGTVADGYLDAQQTEGRWVSCHDHYQYDEEAAVRAVFQDRVDAGVLDGLNAVGRL from the coding sequence GTGTCCGGTACGCAGTCCGTCGCCGTCCCCGCCGCCGGGGCCCGTCTGATCCGCGCCGACAGGGGGTGGTGGTTCCTGGGGGCCGGCGGATACGCACTGATGCGGCCCGGCCAGGTCGGACCGGACGGCACGCTGCGGCCCTCGGCCGAGCGTTATCTGCGCGACGCGGGTCTCTACGACGTACGGCCCTACACGTCCTACTCGCTCACCGTGCTGACCAGCACGGACTGCAACCTCGGCTGCGGTTACTGCTTCCAGAACACCGCGCAGGACCCCAAGGGGGGAAGCCGTCCGCCGCGGATACGCCACGCCCGCCTGACCCCCGAAGCCGTCGGACAGGTCATGGACTTCACCCGCGAGCGCATGAACGCGGCAGGTCTGGACCGGCTGTCTCTGCTGCTGTTCGGCGGCGAGCCGCTGCTCAACCCACGGGGCTGTCGCGACCTGCTCACACGGGCGGGGAAGCTGGGTGCCCTCACCGCGTCGATGACGTCCAACGGCACGCTGCTCACACCGCTGATCGCCAAGGAGCTCAACGCGGCGGGTCTCGGCTCGGTCCAGGTGACCTTCGACGGCGACCGGACCGACCACGACTCCATCCGGGTGAGGCGCTCCGGAGGCGGCACCTTCGACGTCATCGTCTCCAACATCGCGCGCGCCATCGAGAAGACGTCCCTGCGCTGGATGCTGCGGGTCAACGTCTCGCACCTGAACCGGAACGGCGTGGACGAACTGGTCGAACGGCTCGGTTCGCGTCTCGATCCGGCACGTTGCGGTATCCACTTCGCACGCGTCGGCGACGTCGGCGTCGGCTACGCGAACAACTTGATGCACGAGGACGGCCTCGTCGCGGACTTCGTCCGCTGGCACGCCCGCGCACTGGAACTCGGCTTCACGGTGTCCCGTCCGCGCGCCCATGTCCCCTGCCAGGCCTGCTCCTTCACCGACGGCCGCTACGGCGCGGTCGTCAACGCCGATGGTGTCCTCGCCAGTTGCTGGGAGACCGCCGGAAAGCCCGGCATGGAGGTCGGCACCGTCGCCGACGGCTATCTGGACGCCCAGCAGACAGAAGGCCGCTGGGTCAGCTGCCACGACCACTACCAGTACGACGAGGAGGCGGCCGTCCGTGCTGTCTTCCAGGACCGGGTCGACGCCGGCGTGCTGGACGGTCTCAACGCTGTCGGACGGCTGTGA
- a CDS encoding MFS transporter yields the protein MKGAGILRTNPDFRRFWLSSTLSTLGSQLSLLAFPLLVLSIGGSAAEAGTIATCSLVTRTLLRLPAGHLADRLDRRMIMVGTDLVRLVALASIPLMSALGELGQAHLLGVAVVEGAATALFAPAATIAVRDVVPEKDLTDALSRSQAAMASSSLIGPFLGGWLFTLDSILPFAADAASYGVSAVLLLRIAGRPSPETAGAERDDRLTAGLRWLTRQRALLAALLFAAGINIVSAAAQTAMVVSLRQSGAGGTAIGAVMGCAGVGALLGAAAAPWLIKRIPAARLFLLIGAVWALGLAVFSGTTHPWTIGPVLVVVVFFSPPAGIVVGRAMLVLAPRDLLGRVSTATGLLMAGLASLGPVLAGSFVDSLGASRTWLALAGTAAVITVVSSVPLLRETSLDADGDGAKNAGPADTVPSPGLPDPPGPANTVPPADLPDLPGPAETEASSGLPDPPAGAGRTGRPADKSAAEPAVAGGADSGDLVPAPPVRRTDIGGA from the coding sequence ATGAAGGGCGCCGGCATCCTGCGCACCAACCCCGACTTCCGCCGCTTCTGGCTCAGTTCGACGCTGTCCACCCTCGGATCCCAGCTGTCGTTGCTCGCCTTCCCGCTGCTGGTGCTGTCCATCGGCGGCAGCGCCGCAGAGGCCGGCACGATCGCGACGTGCTCGCTGGTGACCAGGACGCTGCTGCGTTTGCCGGCGGGTCATCTCGCCGACCGGCTCGACAGACGAATGATCATGGTCGGTACCGATCTGGTGCGGCTCGTGGCGCTGGCCAGTATTCCGCTGATGTCGGCACTGGGGGAGCTCGGCCAGGCACATCTGCTCGGCGTGGCCGTGGTGGAGGGCGCCGCCACCGCGCTCTTCGCGCCCGCGGCCACGATCGCCGTGCGCGACGTGGTACCGGAGAAGGACCTCACCGATGCGCTGAGCCGCAGTCAGGCCGCCATGGCGTCGAGTTCGCTGATCGGCCCCTTCCTCGGCGGCTGGCTGTTCACCCTGGATTCGATCCTGCCGTTCGCGGCCGACGCCGCGTCCTACGGGGTCTCCGCCGTACTGCTGCTGCGGATCGCCGGTCGGCCCTCCCCGGAGACCGCGGGAGCCGAGCGCGACGACCGGCTCACGGCCGGGCTGCGGTGGCTCACGCGCCAGCGGGCGCTGCTGGCCGCGCTGCTCTTCGCCGCGGGCATCAACATCGTCTCGGCTGCGGCACAGACGGCCATGGTCGTCTCCCTGCGGCAGAGCGGCGCCGGCGGCACGGCGATCGGAGCGGTGATGGGCTGCGCGGGTGTCGGGGCGCTGCTGGGCGCGGCTGCGGCACCGTGGCTGATCAAGAGGATCCCCGCCGCCCGGCTGTTCCTGCTCATCGGCGCGGTCTGGGCACTCGGCCTCGCCGTCTTCTCCGGTACCACCCACCCCTGGACGATCGGTCCGGTGCTGGTCGTGGTCGTCTTCTTCAGCCCGCCTGCGGGCATCGTCGTCGGCCGGGCGATGCTGGTACTCGCACCCCGCGACCTGCTGGGCCGGGTCAGCACCGCGACCGGGCTGCTGATGGCCGGTCTCGCCTCTCTCGGACCGGTCCTGGCGGGCTCCTTCGTGGATTCCCTGGGGGCGAGCCGCACCTGGCTGGCCCTGGCCGGCACGGCGGCGGTGATCACTGTGGTGTCGTCCGTCCCGCTGCTGCGCGAGACCAGCCTGGACGCCGACGGGGACGGCGCGAAGAACGCCGGTCCCGCGGACACCGTGCCGTCCCCCGGCCTCCCGGACCCGCCCGGTCCGGCGAACACCGTTCCTCCCGCAGACCTTCCGGACCTCCCCGGTCCCGCGGAGACCGAGGCCTCATCCGGCCTCCCGGACCCGCCCGCGGGCGCGGGCCGCACCGGCCGGCCGGCGGACAAGTCGGCTGCCGAGCCGGCCGTCGCGGGCGGCGCCGATTCGGGGGACCTGGTTCCGGCACCTCCCGTACGGCGCACGGACATCGGCGGCGCCTGA
- a CDS encoding prolyl oligopeptidase family serine peptidase, whose translation MTESPPRDARPAPARYAYPPAPRSGPVEVIHGLPVADPYRWLEDPQDPATAAWGAAQDLLYAEEEARWPGREALRVRMTTLLAGGGASPPVARGGREFHLRREPGRELAALAVREDGRTRVLLDPLDTDPSGTTVLDAWEPSWEGDLVAVQLSSGGTENSVLRVLDTATGETVDGPVDRVRRSPVAWLPGGRAFYYVRLLKPERAPGGPGRRRRVCLHEVGTPAERDTEVFGAGRSETQYYTVATAPDGRLLVVGASEGTSPRTDLWIADLARTGPDRPVLRPFQHGTDARTAVRIRPGGGPLLLRTTAGAPRGRIAAARRDATDPGHWHTLVGEQPGTVLQDFAVLDGPALDRPLLVVVRTRHAVGEMTLHDARTGDRAGTVTLPGQGTVTRLTTRQEPGHEAWFAYTDHITPTVVLHYDAVTGCLSPWPGGPPSLPPAEGVCVTQEVARSRDGTEVRMFVMSPTGCADRPRPAVLTGYGGFGASMTPGFTPQAVPWVRAGGVYAVACVRGGGEEGEEWHRAGRREHKQNTFDDFDAAADHLLRTRWAAPGRLGVLGSSNGGLLVAAALTRRPETYAAVVCAAPLLDMVRYELSGMGMSWRDEYGSAADPAEFARLLAYSPYHRVREGARYPAVLLAVFDGDTRVDPAHARKMCAALQWAGTGDGPVVLRTESGVGHGARGASRSARLYADVMAFFAHHLGLHPGPHLPRGGPA comes from the coding sequence ATGACCGAGTCCCCGCCCCGCGACGCCAGGCCGGCGCCGGCCCGGTACGCCTACCCGCCCGCGCCCCGTAGCGGACCTGTGGAGGTCATCCACGGGCTGCCGGTGGCCGACCCCTACCGCTGGCTGGAGGATCCGCAGGACCCCGCCACCGCCGCCTGGGGCGCCGCTCAGGACCTCCTCTACGCCGAGGAAGAGGCACGCTGGCCGGGCCGGGAGGCGCTGCGCGTGCGGATGACGACCCTGCTCGCCGGCGGTGGTGCCTCCCCGCCGGTGGCGCGTGGCGGGCGGGAGTTCCACCTGCGCAGGGAACCGGGGCGTGAACTCGCCGCGCTCGCCGTCCGCGAGGACGGCCGGACACGGGTACTGCTCGACCCGCTGGACACCGACCCGTCCGGTACGACGGTGCTCGACGCCTGGGAGCCGTCGTGGGAGGGCGACCTGGTAGCCGTCCAGCTGTCCTCCGGCGGTACGGAGAACTCGGTGCTGCGTGTGCTCGACACGGCGACCGGCGAGACGGTCGACGGCCCCGTGGACCGGGTCCGCCGTTCTCCGGTGGCGTGGCTGCCGGGCGGCCGGGCCTTCTACTACGTGCGCCTGCTGAAGCCGGAGCGTGCTCCCGGCGGGCCCGGTCGTCGGCGCCGCGTCTGTCTGCACGAGGTCGGCACCCCGGCCGAACGGGACACGGAGGTCTTCGGCGCCGGGCGGTCGGAGACCCAGTACTACACCGTGGCCACCGCACCCGACGGCCGACTCCTGGTCGTCGGCGCCAGTGAGGGCACCTCGCCGCGCACCGACCTGTGGATCGCCGACCTGGCCAGGACCGGTCCTGACCGGCCCGTCCTGCGTCCGTTCCAGCACGGCACGGACGCCCGTACCGCCGTCCGCATCCGGCCGGGCGGCGGACCGCTGCTGCTCAGGACGACGGCCGGTGCCCCGCGCGGCCGGATCGCCGCAGCCCGCCGCGACGCCACGGACCCCGGCCACTGGCACACACTGGTCGGCGAGCAACCCGGCACCGTGCTCCAGGACTTCGCGGTCCTGGACGGCCCGGCACTGGACCGGCCGCTCCTGGTGGTCGTACGGACCCGGCACGCGGTCGGCGAGATGACCCTGCACGACGCCAGGACCGGCGACCGGGCAGGGACCGTGACCCTGCCCGGACAGGGGACCGTCACCCGCCTGACCACACGTCAGGAACCAGGCCATGAAGCGTGGTTCGCGTACACCGACCACATCACTCCCACCGTCGTCCTGCACTACGACGCCGTCACCGGATGCCTGAGCCCCTGGCCGGGCGGCCCGCCTTCGCTGCCGCCCGCCGAGGGCGTGTGCGTCACCCAGGAGGTCGCGCGCTCCCGTGACGGCACCGAGGTGCGGATGTTCGTGATGTCCCCCACCGGCTGTGCCGACCGGCCCCGCCCGGCCGTCCTCACCGGTTACGGCGGCTTCGGCGCCTCGATGACCCCCGGCTTCACCCCGCAGGCCGTGCCCTGGGTGCGCGCGGGCGGAGTGTACGCGGTGGCCTGCGTGCGCGGTGGGGGAGAAGAGGGGGAGGAGTGGCATCGGGCCGGGCGCCGCGAGCACAAACAGAACACCTTCGACGACTTCGACGCAGCTGCCGACCATCTGCTCCGCACCCGATGGGCCGCCCCCGGCCGGCTCGGCGTCCTCGGCAGCTCCAACGGCGGCCTGCTGGTCGCTGCCGCGCTGACCCGCAGGCCGGAGACCTACGCCGCCGTCGTCTGCGCGGCGCCCCTGCTCGACATGGTGCGCTACGAGCTGTCGGGGATGGGGATGAGCTGGCGCGACGAGTACGGCAGTGCGGCGGACCCCGCCGAGTTCGCGCGGCTGCTCGCGTACTCGCCGTACCACCGGGTGCGCGAGGGCGCGCGCTACCCGGCCGTGCTGCTGGCCGTCTTCGACGGCGACACGCGTGTCGATCCCGCGCACGCCCGGAAGATGTGCGCCGCCCTCCAGTGGGCCGGCACAGGTGACGGGCCGGTCGTGCTGCGCACCGAGAGCGGCGTCGGCCACGGCGCGCGCGGCGCCTCGCGCAGCGCCCGCCTCTACGCCGACGTCATGGCCTTCTTCGCCCACCACCTGGGCCTGCATCCGGGCCCCCACCTGCCGAGGGGCGGCCCGGCATGA
- a CDS encoding glycosyltransferase: protein MKVLLCPLNDPGYLYPALAVGRELRRRAHAVHVLAAPQAAPVVAAAGLAVSAAGDGTALSVAHWTVRGPEQHAVVARAVRLLRPDVLVTSVLCHGALVAAEAAGLPVVVLGLTAHLWPYRGGAGPVDAHGRAWRLAETLKHYGEVREAAGLAPRHDRFPDTALLGTAFLLRGHPLLEAADAELPPAVRHVGPCWWEPEPPAVEPLPDSRPLAYVHLGRTFGGTSLWPRLNAAFTSGTHRAVVELGRSGAPDADRDADLVVGRRPWMGPLVERADLVLTNATSAPVLAALLHGKPLLVAPNGSEQQVLAAGCLRAGVARMLPEPGASAADLRAAVEETARDAELRACAEELGGLLADGKSEARAADAVESAAR from the coding sequence ATGAAGGTACTCCTGTGCCCGCTGAACGATCCGGGCTACCTGTACCCGGCCCTCGCGGTGGGCCGGGAACTGCGCCGTCGCGCCCACGCGGTGCACGTCCTCGCCGCACCGCAGGCCGCGCCCGTGGTCGCTGCGGCCGGTCTGGCCGTGTCGGCAGCCGGGGACGGCACGGCCCTGTCGGTGGCCCACTGGACGGTGCGGGGCCCCGAGCAGCACGCAGTGGTGGCACGGGCGGTCCGGCTGCTGCGGCCCGACGTCCTGGTCACCTCCGTGCTCTGCCACGGCGCACTGGTGGCCGCCGAGGCCGCCGGCCTGCCGGTGGTGGTCCTGGGTCTGACCGCACACCTGTGGCCCTACCGCGGTGGCGCCGGTCCGGTGGACGCCCACGGGCGCGCATGGCGGCTGGCGGAGACCCTGAAGCACTACGGGGAGGTGCGAGAGGCGGCCGGCCTCGCTCCACGGCACGACCGGTTCCCGGATACCGCGCTGCTCGGCACCGCCTTCCTGCTGCGCGGCCACCCCCTCCTGGAAGCGGCCGACGCCGAACTGCCCCCGGCGGTACGGCATGTCGGCCCCTGCTGGTGGGAGCCGGAACCCCCGGCGGTGGAACCCCTGCCGGATTCCAGACCTCTGGCATACGTCCATCTCGGCCGTACCTTCGGCGGCACCAGTCTCTGGCCGCGCCTCAACGCGGCCTTCACCTCGGGAACGCACCGAGCCGTCGTGGAGCTGGGACGGTCGGGAGCCCCCGATGCAGACAGGGACGCCGACCTGGTCGTCGGCCGCCGCCCCTGGATGGGGCCGCTCGTGGAACGGGCCGACCTCGTCCTGACCAACGCGACGTCAGCCCCGGTGCTCGCCGCGCTCCTGCACGGAAAGCCGTTGCTCGTCGCCCCCAACGGTTCGGAGCAGCAAGTCCTCGCCGCCGGTTGTCTGCGCGCCGGTGTCGCCCGCATGCTCCCGGAGCCTGGTGCTTCTGCCGCGGACCTCCGAGCCGCAGTGGAGGAAACCGCACGCGATGCCGAACTACGGGCGTGTGCCGAGGAGTTGGGCGGTTTGCTTGCCGACGGCAAGAGCGAGGCGCGCGCCGCCGACGCCGTGGAGTCGGCGGCACGCTGA
- a CDS encoding GAF domain-containing protein encodes MSQSHGLVPAAGVGPAALADSAEHDLLQSVVETARAIFGAAASSVLLHDQDTDELVFQAVAGEGEESLVGSRFPADRGLAGWVLVSGEPMIADDLGEQGMFARDVAKSTGYVPDALMAAPLAHRDRVLGVLEVLDPVEQSRSSLSELDLLALFARQAAAALAVIADRRREETPPAVRTRGLELLAALRDVLLDGMQPPAPHEG; translated from the coding sequence ATGAGCCAGTCCCACGGCCTCGTCCCCGCCGCAGGCGTCGGCCCCGCGGCGCTCGCCGACAGCGCGGAGCACGACCTGCTGCAGTCCGTCGTCGAGACCGCCCGGGCCATCTTCGGCGCGGCGGCCAGCTCGGTCCTGCTGCACGACCAGGACACCGATGAGCTGGTCTTCCAGGCGGTGGCCGGGGAGGGCGAGGAGTCCCTCGTCGGTTCCCGGTTCCCCGCCGACCGGGGACTGGCGGGCTGGGTACTCGTCTCGGGCGAGCCCATGATCGCGGATGACCTCGGGGAGCAGGGCATGTTCGCCCGGGACGTCGCGAAATCGACGGGGTACGTGCCGGACGCGCTGATGGCGGCGCCCCTCGCCCACCGCGACCGGGTGCTCGGCGTGCTCGAAGTACTCGACCCCGTCGAGCAGTCCCGTTCCAGCCTCTCCGAACTCGACCTGCTCGCGCTGTTCGCCCGCCAGGCCGCGGCGGCTCTCGCGGTCATCGCCGACCGGCGCCGCGAGGAGACACCACCGGCGGTCCGCACCCGGGGGCTGGAGCTCCTGGCGGCACTGCGGGACGTACTGCTCGACGGGATGCAGCCCCCGGCCCCGCACGAGGGGTAG